Genomic DNA from Accipiter gentilis chromosome 9, bAccGen1.1, whole genome shotgun sequence:
CCACCGACACGGACCTCGGTGAGGCGCACGGCACTCTGCTGCGCTTTCATGTTGCCTCGGCCGGCATATGCCTGCGGCAGCTCCAAGACATTGTGGGTCCCATCCTGCTCGGCCTCGCTCTCCGACAGGTTTATGTCCCTGCCAAGGGACAGGAATGCGTTTGGGGATGGGATGGAAAGCACCTCTGGGACCCTTGTTCCCCTCGTTCCCCCCCTCCACGCACTTCACCAGCAGCTCGCTGATGTCTTCCAGGCGGCTCATGTTGGGGAacttctcctgcagcagcttcttCAGGCTTTTGCTCACGCCCACAGGTACGACCTTCACGCTACTgcgaggatgaggaggaagacgTCAGTGCTGGGAcatggggtgcagggaccccccccccaaaatcaggGGAGTGATACTCACTAATGCCTGAAATCGAGGAGCTGTGTCTCCGTGTTGTAGCTAATAAGTAAACACCTCTTGATGCTGTTGAGGTTGACCTGTGGAAGGacgagagaagagaaaaggacgagagaagagaaaaggacgagagaagagaaaaggacgagagttcagttggaaggaacctacacTGACCatttagtccaactgcctgaccaaaagttaaagcatggtattaagggcattgtccaaatgcctctcaaacactgccaggcttggggcatcgcccacctctccaggaagcctgttccagggtgtGACCGCCCTCTCGGTAAAGTAACgcttccttatgtccagtctgaacctccccgggtacagctttgagccattcccaggtGTCCTTTCCCTGGATCCCTGGGAGAAGAGCTCAACACCTCCCTCTCCCCGtcccctcctcagaaagctgCAGAGAGCCACGAGGTTGCctctcagtctccttttctccaaactagacaagcccagagtcctcagctgctcctcacaggacatgccttccagccctgtcaccagttgttctcctcctctggatgcatacACATCCTTCTGAAATGGTGGGGCCCACCGTACTCGAGGTGTGACCGCACCAACGCTGAACACAGCGGGACAATCCCCTCTCTCAACGGGCTGATCATGCTGGGTTTGATGCCCCCCAGCATGCGGTTTGTCCTCACCACTGGCTCCTGTGGAGCCTGCtgctgaccagcacccccagatccctttctccagcaactcctctcccaatttagacTCGTGCCTGGCGTTACTtcgtcccaggtgcagaatccggcctttggacttgttaaatttcatcccattggTCCTTGCCtgatgctccaatctatctagatcccccCGCAAGGCCTCCTGGCCCTCAAGAGAGTCAGCAGCACCTCCCTGTTTGGTATTCAACACCAACATCCAGATagctgataaaaatattgaagagaACAGGTCCTAGAATTGAACCTTGAGGAAGTAGGATGAGtctcaagcccccccccccccccccccctgttgCTTACCCTGTGGACGTTGATGGAGGGAAACATGTTCTGGAACATGCTGGCCATCAACTTGACCTGGATCTGCTGAAGACCGAAATTGCTGAGGACCAGCAGCGGGTGATGCGTGAACTGCTGCTCGTGCATGCGGTGCCGCTTGAGGGACGAGACCACATCCTTGATCAGTGAGTACTGGAGAGCAGGGGGGAGACACATACGAGGATGAGGAGGGGGTGAGACACTGCCCTTCATGCCGGCGAGGAAGGGGAGGGCTCCCGCCAGCACCCACCTGCATCACCTTGAATGTCAGCGTTGGGCCACCGGGCAGCCGGAAAAGTTTCtgtgtggggggagagaaatGGTGCTCAGCACCAGGGGAAGCCACCGGTGGCACCGACCGCGCCCCCCACCCCTCGGTGCAGATGCATCAGTGCGTTTACTTTGGATAGAATCACAGCGTGAGCTCAACAGCATTTTATCATCACCTGCATCTGCGAGGGGGGTGAAACCCCCCTAAAAGGTGCCGGCAACCggtgtggggaggagagggggagcacagccgctGCGGagggccccccccgccccggagcctagaaggaggggagaggggatCACGCTACTCACAAAATTGATGCTGGAGGACGATTTACTGAAGACCAAGAAATGCGTCACACCCAGGGGCCCGGCCACAGCCACGAAATCCTTCAGGGAGTTGTTCTTGCGCACCTGCGGCATGGAATGGCTGAAACCTTCAGATCCCCCTGTGCCAAATTGCCTCCTAGCTTGCGAGGTCTCCGCTTTAACCTGGGGACGGGCAGgatcctttccccccctcccagctcaccttgAGGGCTCTGGCAGTGTAGGGCTCCATCACCTTCCGCATGTCGGCGATGAGCTGCCGCACGTTCTTGCCGACGCGGCCGCGGTGGAAGACGAAGGAGTGGGGGACGGTGCCGAATTCCTGCTGGGCGTGTTGCACAGCTGCCGCCCGCTCCTTCTTCTGGTTCTTGCTCtggtggtgggggggaacagtcagggctgggggctgcagggatggggagaggggggagcatCCGCTCCCGATCCCCttctgcccccccgccccgggaaggCCTGATCCCCCAGACCGCCGGGCTCCATGTGTCTCCCCCCCGGCACAACCCAACCCCCCCCATTCCCTCCTGCGCTCCCAGGAGGGCTCAATCTCCCGGACAGCCGGGTCTCCCCcttccattccccccccccccccccccccgggacaacCGACAACCAACCCCCCTCCCCGTGctctcctccctccgccccccccccccccccccccccccgcaaggccCGATCCCCGGGACAGCCGccgtcccctcctgtcccccccgCGGACAACCAAAGCCCCCCTAACCCCTTCTGATCCCCCCCGGGAAGGCCCGATCCCACGGacagccgccccccgccccgggaggaCCAGGCCGCTGCCGCGCTCCAGGGCCGCCCCGAATCCCgctccaccccccacccaccccccccccgaccgATGCCCGGCTCCCGTCCCGTGTCCTCGGCCGTGTCCCGGCCCACCCCGCCATGTCCCGGTCCCCCAACCCCGTCCCGTACTTTGCTCGGCCGCCCCAtcttgccgccgccgccgccgccacgacCACCATGCGGCCACCGGCACTTCCGGCGCGCACCCTCCGGCTACTTCCTGTGCGTCACTTCCGCTCCGCGCCACTGCCTCGCCTTCCGCCCGCTGTTGCCGTGGTTACGcggcctctccccccccccccccccccccccccccggtcccgccggccctgcccggcgaACCCCCGGTCCCGCCGTCCCGTATCGCTGCCGGCGCGAAGGTCAGTGCGAGGGGACGGCTGGGGGGAGGCGAAGTCACACACTTTACTGGAGACCCCCAGAGTttcccccccccagagccccctccCGGGCTCCCCAGGTCCTCCAGAGCCCCCCCAGGTCCCCCACACCCTCCTCCCAGCCTCCCCAATCCCCCCAGAGCTCCTCCCCAGGCTTCCCAgtcccccagagcccccccccaggTCTCCCAGAGTCCCCctccaacacccccaggtccccCAGACCCTCCCCCCAGGCTCCCTAACACCCCCAGAGCCCTCCCCTGGGCTTCCCAGgttccccagagccccccccagaGACCACCTCAATAGCTCCAGGTCCCCCAGAGCCCTGCTCTGGGCTCCCCTGTTCCTCAGACAACCCCCCCTAGGGGTCCCCAACACTTCCAGGTCCCCTAGAGCCCCCCAGGTTCCCCAAAGCCCCTCAGGCTGCCCAGCCCTTAAGGTTCCCCAAGGCTCTCCCTACCCCAGCTCCTCACCCCACAGATTCCCCCAACTGCCCCCAAGGCTCCCCAGCACCACCCCCCCAGGCTCCCCTAAAGCTCCCCACCCTCCTCTCCATCCAATGGAGGACTCAGCCCCACCGGGACCCCATCCTGCCAGttgagcccccccacccccggctctGACACCCCAGGGTACGCGTTCAGCCGCCGGTGCTGTCCATCTGTCCTGCTGTGAGCGATGCTGGGGAGGGGTGCGGGACCGTGGCCGTAGCCCCCTCCCCATCATCAAGGGACCGAGCTTCCCCTCCCTGGGGTGCCCCGCTCAGAGCGGGGTGACCCTCCGTCGGAAGCAGCCACAGGTGAGGCACCGCAGGGCGGCCATGCTGAGGTGAAAGAGGGTGCCGTAGTTGAAGAGCAGGCGGTAGTAGGTCCTCACGGACAGGTCCCCCGAGGGATCTGCATACTTGAGGGCCACCAACGGCGTGTAGAGGCTGTTGGTTTGCGTGCGGAAAGCCGGACGCCTGGCTCTGATCACGTTCACGATCGCCTGTGAGTGGAGAGGAGGGGCTCAGGGCTAGCGTAGGGCTGGGAACGGCGCCCagagcacacccccccccccccaaaatcctctCAGCCCCACACCTCAGCCACGGCggcagggctctgccccagcgtGGCAAAGATTTCGTGGGAAGCCGGCAGGTATACATCCTTGAAGTACCGCACGGTAGCCGGGTCGGTGCCGGGAAACTCGGAGCGTGAAACCTCTTCCATCAGCTTCAACTCAAAATCTGTGTTCACGGGGCCCGGTTCCACCATGGAGACGCTGTGGGACCACGGCGGGTGCTCAGGGTGGGGGTCCAGAGCCACCCTTGGGCTCTCTGGGGTGCTCCCCGCGCCCCATCACACTCACAACACATTGAACTGCAGCAGCTGCACGGCCAGGCTCTCGCAGAACCCCTCCACGGCGAACTTGGAGGCAGCGTAGACGTCATTGAAGACGATCCCTGTGAGCAGAGAGGGGCCGAGCTCATCGAGACAACCCCTGGAGCGAGACCCCCGCACAGCGGGACCCCCCCACACCTCACCCTGCAGCCCCATGACGCTACTGATGACCACGATGTGACCGCTCTGTCGCCGCTTCATGTCGGGGAGGACAGCTTTGATCATCCTCACGACCCCAAAGAAGTTGGTCTCGAAGATGCGCTTCATCTCCTCCATGCTGATACTCTCCACCGGACCGACATGCCCCACGCCGGCGTTATTCACTGTGGCACAGTGTGGGGGGCTCAGAGACCCCCTCCGGCCGCCCCTTGTGGCCCACCACCCACCAGCCCGCTCACCCAGCACATCCACCCGTCCCCCGGGGATGTTCTCCATGCACTCTGCCACCGAGCTGTCGCTGCAGACATCCAGGCGTTGGATGCTCAACGTCTTTCCCAGCGCTGGTCCGGCCGCCTCCTCCAATTTCTCCTTCTTCCGTAGGTCCCGCATGGTGGCGATGACTGCGGGGAGCCCCAGCCCCGGTCAGGGGGACCCCAGATGCCAGCCGGGGTTGGAGGGTCAAGCCGGGATGATGTTCCCTAAGCTGCTTTGGTAACACAGCCTTTAATCTCCCCCCGGGACTAATCCCCAGCCCTGGTGCAGGGTTGGTGGTGGGGCAGCGGAGTTGTGGGGACACATATGCGTGTATATGACAATGGGTGGCACAGGAACGAGGATGGAGTGAGGGGACCACACGCGTGTGCGTCCACCGGGGTGGGAGCGTGCCGCCAGACCCGGTTACACGCATGTGCGCTCACAGCTGTGCGCTGCTCGTGCCATCTATGTCCCCATGGGGCTGCCCCACGTCCCCAACTCCCCTCCGCCTGGCAGGGCAgtgggtggggggcacagggacaccTTGGCTCACTGAGGCAGGGGGGGCTGCGAGCTTGGAGCCATGGGACTTCAAgtcctgggggctgtggggagaaAGGCTCTGGGGCTGGGTGGACGGGGACCCCAAACGCTGCACCCTCCCCAGCCTGCGGCCCCATCCCAAAGGGCTCCCGTCCCCGCCTTGCTGTGGCAGACATGGGACCGTGGGTCCCCTCCCGGGACAACATGGAAGGATCCCTTCCCCGCTCCTTACCATGGAAGCGTTGCTGGG
This window encodes:
- the PPAN gene encoding suppressor of SWI4 1 homolog isoform X2, coding for MGRPSKSKNQKKERAAAVQHAQQEFGTVPHSFVFHRGRVGKNVRQLIADMRKVMEPYTARALKVRKNNSLKDFVAVAGPLGVTHFLVFSKSSSSINFKLFRLPGGPTLTFKVMQYSLIKDVVSSLKRHRMHEQQFTHHPLLVLSNFGLQQIQVKLMASMFQNMFPSINVHRVNLNSIKRCLLISYNTETQLLDFRHYSVKVVPVGVSKSLKKLLQEKFPNMSRLEDISELLVKDINLSESEAEQDGTHNVLELPQAYAGRGNMKAQQSAVRLTEIGPRMTLQLIKVEEGLAQGNVLYHSFIHKMEAEVKEILARKEVKLQLKAERRQKQEANVERKRQQREAHRERSLAGIRRKRQQDGDSDAEDPGAPEHQDAAEQSEESDAEYYRQEVGEEPDKDLFPDRTKRKRSSLRAAPLRKRRRHSRPEHPDTPSAHPTAPGKQRQGNLAPRDSRHRGRARQGAAGRKPHRRTERPAREGAGPGSGHAASRPKGRGNLLTKGKMIFRRPGRAKKGKR
- the PPAN gene encoding suppressor of SWI4 1 homolog isoform X1, with protein sequence MLVLNTKQGGAADSLEGQEALRGDLDRLEHQARTNGMKFNKSKGRILHLGRSNARHESKLGEELLEKGIWGCWSAAGSTGASGEDKPHAGGHQTQHDQPVERGDCPAVFSVGAVTPRVRWAPPFQKDVYASRGGEQLVTGLEGMSCEEQLRTLGLSSLEKRRLRGNLVALCSFLRRGRGEGGVELFSQGSRERTPGNGSKLYPGRFRLDIRKRYFTERAVTPWNRLPGEVNLNSIKRCLLISYNTETQLLDFRHYSVKVVPVGVSKSLKKLLQEKFPNMSRLEDISELLVKDINLSESEAEQDGTHNVLELPQAYAGRGNMKAQQSAVRLTEIGPRMTLQLIKVEEGLAQGNVLYHSFIHKMEAEVKEILARKEVKLQLKAERRQKQEANVERKRQQREAHRERSLAGIRRKRQQDGDSDAEDPGAPEHQDAAEQSEESDAEYYRQEVGEEPDKDLFPDRTKRKRSSLRAAPLRKRRRHSRPEHPDTPSAHPTAPGKQRQGNLAPRDSRHRGRARQGAAGRKPHRRTERPAREGAGPGSGHAASRPKGRGNLLTKGKMIFRRPGRAKKGKR
- the RDH8 gene encoding retinol dehydrogenase 8 encodes the protein MATLVPRTVLITGCSSGIGLAVAVRLAQDPQQRFHVIATMRDLRKKEKLEEAAGPALGKTLSIQRLDVCSDSSVAECMENIPGGRVDVLVNNAGVGHVGPVESISMEEMKRIFETNFFGVVRMIKAVLPDMKRRQSGHIVVISSVMGLQGIVFNDVYAASKFAVEGFCESLAVQLLQFNVFVSMVEPGPVNTDFELKLMEEVSRSEFPGTDPATVRYFKDVYLPASHEIFATLGQSPAAVAEAIVNVIRARRPAFRTQTNSLYTPLVALKYADPSGDLSVRTYYRLLFNYGTLFHLSMAALRCLTCGCFRRRVTPL